A genomic window from Companilactobacillus alimentarius DSM 20249 includes:
- a CDS encoding GNAT family N-acetyltransferase — protein sequence MAKIRCVTEDDAQALLDIYAPYITETTITFENVIPSVENFKQRIRDISKKFPYLVATDDNGKVLGYAYAHLYGPRAAFAWTVEASIYIDKNYEGHGLGSQLYHKLEAILTKQGVVNLMACVTEENLNSIRFHEKFGYQKVGVLHKTGFKFNRWLDVTWMEKTLNKREKEMAPIIPWKELD from the coding sequence ATGGCAAAGATTAGATGTGTCACCGAAGATGATGCTCAGGCACTATTAGATATTTATGCTCCATATATCACAGAGACCACAATAACTTTTGAAAATGTCATACCATCAGTTGAAAATTTCAAACAGCGTATTCGTGATATTTCAAAAAAATTTCCTTATTTAGTAGCGACTGACGATAATGGCAAAGTTTTGGGATATGCGTATGCCCATTTGTATGGTCCAAGAGCCGCGTTTGCATGGACCGTTGAAGCCAGTATTTATATTGACAAGAATTATGAAGGACACGGGTTAGGCAGCCAGTTATACCACAAGCTGGAAGCCATTTTAACAAAGCAAGGTGTCGTAAATTTGATGGCTTGTGTCACCGAAGAGAATCTCAATAGTATCAGATTTCATGAAAAATTTGGCTATCAAAAAGTTGGGGTTCTGCATAAAACTGGATTTAAATTTAATCGTTGGCTAGACGTTACTTGGATGGAGAAAACTTTAAATAAACGCGAAAAAGAAATGGCACCAATAATTCCTTGGAAAGAATTGGACTAA
- a CDS encoding peptidylprolyl isomerase: MAYPQLDLENATGSVATIKTNHGEIKVQLFDELVPKTVKNFIELAQKGYYNGIIFHRVIPDFMIQGGDPTGTGAGGESIYGKNFEDEFSNQLFNLTGALSMANAGPNTNGSQFFIVSNENMPKRMIKEMSSAGYPEEIIAAYKNGGTPWLDHRHTVFGQVIEGMDVVQEISRAKRDGNDKPKDDIVMETVEISK, encoded by the coding sequence ATGGCATACCCACAATTAGATTTAGAAAATGCAACAGGTAGTGTAGCTACAATAAAAACCAATCATGGTGAGATCAAAGTTCAACTTTTTGATGAGTTGGTCCCTAAGACGGTTAAGAACTTTATCGAATTAGCACAAAAGGGTTACTACAATGGAATTATTTTCCATCGAGTAATTCCTGATTTCATGATTCAAGGTGGAGATCCTACAGGAACGGGTGCTGGTGGTGAAAGTATCTATGGTAAGAATTTCGAAGATGAATTTAGTAACCAACTCTTCAATCTTACTGGAGCCTTGTCAATGGCTAACGCTGGCCCTAATACTAATGGAAGTCAATTTTTCATAGTTTCCAATGAGAACATGCCTAAAAGGATGATTAAGGAAATGTCTAGTGCAGGTTATCCTGAGGAAATCATTGCTGCTTATAAGAATGGTGGAACTCCTTGGCTAGATCATCGTCATACTGTTTTCGGTCAAGTTATCGAGGGCATGGATGTTGTTCAAGAAATTAGTCGTGCTAAACGTGATGGCAATGACAAACCTAAAGACGATATCGTCATGGAAACAGTTGAAATCAGTAAGTAG
- a CDS encoding DoxX family protein, with translation MVKFLRNNKVASIILAIIRIYLGIEWTLTGWEKVTGGASGAVKGLLSNAIKNPVKGPTGKVLYPWFNSMLSAILPHYRGMSYLVSWGELLVGLGLIFGCLTTAAVFFGLMMNFSYMLAGAISVNPEYIFLEYFIIIAGFNASKIGLDYWVIPWIRTHIFKQHSSRNSIWD, from the coding sequence ATGGTAAAGTTTTTACGTAATAATAAAGTTGCTTCAATTATATTAGCTATTATTAGAATTTATCTCGGTATCGAATGGACCCTGACTGGTTGGGAAAAGGTTACTGGCGGTGCTAGTGGTGCTGTTAAGGGATTGCTTAGCAATGCAATTAAAAATCCTGTTAAGGGACCCACCGGTAAAGTCTTGTATCCTTGGTTCAATAGCATGCTCAGTGCTATTTTGCCACATTACAGAGGTATGAGTTACTTAGTTTCTTGGGGTGAATTGCTTGTCGGACTTGGTTTGATTTTTGGCTGTTTAACTACCGCAGCTGTATTCTTTGGACTGATGATGAACTTCTCATACATGTTAGCTGGAGCCATTTCAGTTAATCCTGAATACATTTTCTTGGAATACTTCATTATTATTGCTGGATTTAATGCTAGTAAGATTGGTTTGGATTACTGGGTCATTCCTTGGATCAGAACTCACATTTTTAAACAACATAGCAGTAGAAATTCAATTTGGGATTAA
- a CDS encoding prenyltransferase, whose amino-acid sequence MTVKDFFDLTKIYSAVTSVMPTLLGFMFVGVYYRDFNLGLSILLFIAVVLFHLAVNVHNQYVDYYKYQKQPDVFKNSVNNTLNRRQISPQLAFKTMSALAIISAIIGLYLVFQTGFFILVVGLISFAIGYLYSGGRKSIAYSPFGEVVSGLTMGYNITLLAVYVNFYNDLNFEWSFIWKTALVSLVAVFAISNIMLANNISDASEDLKVGRKTLVAYLGQEKSKLVWVVSYFVGYLAVLSSVVLGYLPWYCLAFLVVTSPLVVINSIKFIKKPSKALTFVNSVKNAQILLVSVLVGGLISFL is encoded by the coding sequence ATGACAGTAAAAGATTTTTTTGATTTAACAAAGATTTATTCTGCGGTGACCTCGGTTATGCCAACACTGTTGGGGTTTATGTTTGTGGGGGTTTATTATAGGGACTTCAATTTGGGCTTAAGTATCTTGCTATTCATTGCGGTAGTTTTGTTTCATTTGGCAGTTAATGTGCACAATCAGTATGTTGATTACTATAAATATCAAAAGCAACCAGATGTTTTCAAGAATAGTGTTAATAATACTTTGAATCGTCGGCAGATATCGCCACAATTGGCATTTAAAACAATGTCAGCTTTAGCAATTATTTCAGCAATTATTGGCTTATATTTAGTATTTCAAACAGGATTCTTTATTCTGGTTGTAGGATTGATTAGTTTTGCTATAGGGTATCTTTATTCAGGTGGACGTAAATCAATAGCATACAGTCCCTTTGGTGAAGTGGTTTCTGGATTAACAATGGGCTACAACATTACTTTATTAGCTGTCTATGTTAATTTTTATAATGATTTGAATTTTGAATGGAGTTTTATTTGGAAAACGGCATTAGTATCGTTGGTTGCTGTATTTGCAATTAGCAATATAATGCTGGCAAATAACATTTCGGATGCAAGTGAAGACTTAAAAGTCGGTCGAAAGACGTTAGTAGCTTATTTAGGACAAGAGAAATCTAAATTAGTATGGGTCGTTAGTTATTTCGTCGGTTACTTAGCAGTTTTAAGTTCTGTTGTTTTGGGATATCTGCCGTGGTATTGTTTGGCATTTTTAGTGGTGACTTCACCATTGGTAGTTATTAATAGCATCAAGTTTATCAAGAAGCCTAGTAAAGCTTTGACGTTTGTTAATTCAGTTAAGAATGCACAGATTTTATTAGTATCAGTTTTAGTAGGTGGTTTAATTAGTTTTCTATAG